In Flammeovirgaceae bacterium 311, one DNA window encodes the following:
- a CDS encoding AraC family transcriptional regulator (COG2207 AraC-type DNA-binding domain-containing proteins), which produces MKPLIEKLPFTEDTSFVTKTFQTPNFEVPWHQHVELELILFTRGDGLSFIGNYAGEFQPDDIFFIGKNVPHTFQKRRENMITSAVVVQFREDLWGQEFTNLPEFREIKELFEIALQGLQLYGETKYLLKQRIRDLEHLKGFQRFIKLFECLHLINEKKEFVTLSTQEVKLANPKDKERIDNVFRYTIDSFRQRVTLAEVAGIAGMSVQAFCSYFKKSTKKTYIDFLNEVRVGYACKLLIDTDMSVINICYESGYNTLANFNKQFRKVKQTTPSTYRKIFAARNPVS; this is translated from the coding sequence ATGAAACCACTCATAGAAAAGCTGCCCTTTACCGAAGATACTTCCTTTGTTACCAAAACTTTTCAAACGCCAAATTTTGAGGTACCCTGGCACCAGCATGTGGAGCTTGAACTCATCCTGTTTACCCGTGGTGACGGCCTGAGTTTTATAGGTAATTATGCCGGAGAGTTTCAGCCGGATGATATCTTTTTTATTGGTAAAAATGTGCCGCATACCTTTCAGAAAAGGCGTGAAAACATGATCACCAGTGCCGTGGTGGTGCAGTTCAGGGAAGATCTGTGGGGGCAGGAATTTACCAACCTGCCCGAATTCAGGGAAATAAAGGAGCTGTTTGAGATTGCTTTACAGGGCCTGCAGCTTTACGGCGAAACAAAATACCTGCTGAAGCAGCGGATCAGGGACCTGGAGCACCTGAAGGGGTTTCAGCGGTTCATCAAATTATTTGAATGCCTGCACCTGATCAACGAAAAGAAAGAATTCGTAACCCTTTCTACCCAGGAGGTAAAGCTGGCCAACCCAAAAGATAAAGAGCGCATCGACAATGTATTCCGCTACACCATAGATTCTTTCCGGCAGCGGGTTACACTGGCAGAGGTAGCCGGCATTGCCGGCATGAGTGTGCAGGCCTTCTGCAGTTATTTTAAAAAGAGCACCAAGAAAACCTATATCGATTTTCTGAATGAAGTAAGGGTTGGCTATGCCTGTAAGCTGCTGATCGATACCGATATGAGTGTGATCAACATCTGCTACGAAAGCGGCTACAACACCCTGGCCAACTTTAACAAGCAGTTCCGCAAAGTAAAGCAGACAACACCTTCCACCTACAGGAAAATTTTTGCCGCCAGAAATCCGGTATCATAA
- a CDS encoding mannonate dehydratase (COG1312 D-mannonate dehydratase), protein MSLEQTWRWYGPHDSVSLWDCRQAGATGIVTALHHLAPGEVWTVEEILERKQDVEHVGMSWSVAESVPVHEEIKTRSGRYQEYIENYKQSLRNLGQCGIDTVCYNFMPGLDATRTDQFYEMPDRATALRFDVNEIAAFELFILKREGAEANYTPAQQQKAKEIFDKLTKEQVQRLTTTIVAGFPGVGVDYSNLDQLRAVLDTYKGLDATGLKENLAYFLSQIIPVAEEAGIRMAIHPDDPPFPILGLPRVVSTEADARYILEAVQSPHNGLCFCTGSFGVRADNDLVGMAQRLGDRINFIHLRATRRDEDGSFVESEHLNGDVDMFGVMKALLEEQQKRKKAGRKDFRMPMRPDHGHQMLHDLRRKTIPGYSAIGRLRGLAELRGLELGIRRALSLD, encoded by the coding sequence ATGAGTTTAGAGCAGACCTGGCGTTGGTATGGCCCCCACGATTCTGTAAGTTTATGGGACTGCAGGCAGGCCGGAGCTACAGGAATTGTAACCGCCCTGCACCACCTGGCCCCCGGTGAGGTGTGGACGGTAGAAGAGATCCTGGAAAGAAAGCAAGATGTTGAACATGTAGGCATGAGTTGGTCGGTGGCGGAAAGCGTGCCTGTGCATGAGGAAATTAAAACCAGATCCGGCCGTTACCAGGAATACATCGAGAACTACAAGCAAAGCCTGCGTAACCTGGGTCAGTGTGGTATCGATACCGTCTGCTACAACTTTATGCCAGGTCTGGATGCCACCAGAACTGACCAGTTTTACGAGATGCCCGACAGGGCTACAGCCCTGCGTTTCGATGTCAATGAAATTGCTGCTTTTGAACTCTTTATTCTGAAAAGAGAGGGCGCAGAAGCTAATTATACCCCAGCCCAACAGCAAAAGGCTAAAGAGATCTTTGATAAGCTCACAAAAGAGCAGGTTCAGAGACTCACCACAACCATTGTTGCCGGTTTTCCGGGAGTGGGGGTAGATTACTCCAATCTGGACCAACTGCGCGCTGTGCTGGATACCTACAAAGGGCTGGATGCAACCGGGTTGAAGGAAAATCTGGCCTATTTTCTTTCCCAGATCATACCGGTAGCCGAAGAAGCCGGCATCCGGATGGCCATCCATCCCGATGACCCTCCATTCCCAATCCTGGGCCTGCCCCGGGTAGTATCTACCGAAGCAGATGCCCGCTACATTCTGGAAGCAGTACAGAGCCCCCATAATGGCCTTTGCTTTTGCACCGGCTCCTTTGGTGTGCGGGCAGATAACGACCTGGTAGGAATGGCCCAGCGGCTGGGCGACCGCATCAATTTTATTCACCTAAGAGCTACCCGCCGCGATGAGGATGGAAGCTTTGTGGAATCGGAGCACCTGAATGGCGATGTAGACATGTTCGGCGTGATGAAAGCCCTGCTGGAAGAACAGCAAAAGCGCAAAAAAGCCGGCAGAAAAGATTTTCGCATGCCCATGCGACCCGATCATGGTCACCAGATGCTGCACGACCTGCGCCGAAAAACAATACCAGGTTATTCTGCCATCGGCAGGCTGCGTGGTCTGGCAGAACTGCGCGGCCTGGAGCTGGGCATCAGAAGAGCACTATCATTAGATTAA
- a CDS encoding glycoside hydrolase (COG3693 Beta-1,4-xylanase), with amino-acid sequence MITTSIGCAVLSVSSLTQTFAQIAPANCKFLGNIVSSNLPTGFGNLWNQVTPENAGKWGSAEPTQDNMSWTDLDLAYNYAKENNLPFKHHAFVWGQQQPSWIDNLATDAEKREEVEEWIKVYSERYPDTDLVDVVNEPLHAPPSYRGALGGSGVTGWDWVIWSFEKAREYLPDAKLILNDYNILNSASATASYLEIINLLHSRGLIDGIGVQAHFLESTSISLIKSNLDMLAATGLPIYVSEYDVNIANDQQQLEKYQEQFPVIWQHPGVYGVTLWGYRQGEIWRTDAYLVRSNGLERPALKWLKQYFQTQGNNFCDNTATGLQESILQQEIKLYPNPATNGEVTLQLTNELYDEVKVYNMNGRVIESVSIKNQNAIKLKLNAAPGIYIMQFSNSKYTVTKRLVVQ; translated from the coding sequence TTGATCACAACCAGCATTGGCTGTGCAGTACTTAGTGTTTCTTCGTTAACACAAACCTTTGCCCAGATAGCGCCTGCTAATTGCAAGTTTCTTGGCAATATCGTTTCAAGCAACTTGCCTACTGGTTTTGGCAACCTATGGAACCAGGTTACACCAGAGAACGCAGGCAAATGGGGCTCTGCAGAACCAACACAGGATAATATGTCCTGGACCGATTTAGACCTTGCCTATAACTATGCGAAAGAGAATAATCTGCCCTTTAAGCACCATGCATTTGTATGGGGACAGCAACAGCCTTCATGGATTGATAACCTGGCAACCGATGCAGAAAAAAGGGAGGAGGTGGAAGAATGGATTAAGGTTTACAGCGAAAGGTATCCCGATACTGACCTGGTTGATGTAGTAAATGAGCCTTTGCATGCCCCGCCTTCCTATCGTGGCGCACTTGGAGGTAGCGGCGTAACAGGCTGGGACTGGGTAATCTGGTCGTTTGAGAAAGCAAGAGAATACCTGCCTGATGCTAAGCTAATTCTTAATGACTACAACATCTTAAACAGTGCTTCGGCAACAGCTTCTTACCTTGAAATTATTAACCTGTTACACTCCAGAGGGTTGATTGATGGAATTGGTGTGCAGGCCCATTTTCTGGAATCTACCAGCATCAGCCTGATCAAATCTAATCTGGATATGCTTGCTGCAACTGGCTTGCCTATTTATGTTTCTGAATATGATGTAAACATTGCCAACGATCAGCAGCAACTTGAAAAGTATCAGGAACAATTTCCGGTAATTTGGCAGCATCCAGGAGTCTACGGGGTAACCCTTTGGGGCTATCGTCAGGGAGAGATCTGGCGCACAGATGCTTACCTGGTTAGAAGCAATGGACTTGAACGCCCGGCCCTAAAATGGCTGAAGCAGTATTTTCAGACACAAGGCAATAATTTTTGTGATAATACAGCTACAGGGCTGCAGGAATCTATATTGCAGCAGGAAATAAAATTATATCCTAACCCGGCTACAAATGGTGAAGTAACACTGCAGCTTACTAATGAGCTGTACGATGAGGTAAAGGTGTATAACATGAATGGCCGGGTAATAGAATCCGTATCTATCAAAAACCAAAATGCTATAAAGCTAAAACTCAATGCTGCACCAGGCATCTACATCATGCAGTTTTCAAACAGCAAATATACTGTTACCAAAAGGCTTGTAGTTCAGTAG
- a CDS encoding family 10 endo-beta-xylanase (COG3693 Beta-1,4-xylanase), which produces MLAVACLAASCAGSGSERTSGQNSTAQTTTLKEALRDDFFIGAALNAGQVMGRDDKAATLVKEQFNSISPENSLKWGPINPRPGVYNFEPADAYVDFGEENNMFVIGHTLVWHSQAPDWIFEGTGGQPATRDTLLQRMENHIKVVAGRYKGRIDGWDVVNEALEDDGSMRQSKWYTLAGEDFIEKAFEYARVADPEAELYYNDYSLWKPEKRDGAVRLVRGLLDKGIKVDGIGMQGHYGVDYPTLAQIEASIEAFAALGVKVMVTELDIDLLPNPTGRQGADIVHTVEAQEGFNPYAEGLPDSVQQKLSKRYADIFALFHKHRDKISRVTFWGVADHHSWLNNWPMPGRTSYPMVFDRNYQPKPAFHAIVEAVK; this is translated from the coding sequence ATGCTGGCAGTGGCCTGTCTGGCTGCCTCCTGCGCAGGATCCGGTTCAGAGAGAACCTCCGGCCAAAACTCCACTGCACAAACCACCACGCTTAAGGAAGCCTTAAGGGATGATTTCTTTATTGGCGCCGCACTTAATGCCGGGCAGGTAATGGGCCGCGATGATAAAGCTGCCACACTGGTAAAGGAACAATTCAATTCCATCAGCCCGGAAAATTCGCTGAAATGGGGCCCCATCAATCCCCGCCCGGGTGTATACAACTTTGAACCTGCCGATGCTTATGTTGATTTCGGTGAAGAAAACAATATGTTCGTAATAGGCCATACCCTGGTGTGGCACTCACAGGCGCCTGACTGGATCTTTGAAGGCACCGGCGGACAGCCAGCTACCCGGGATACCCTGCTGCAGCGCATGGAAAACCACATTAAAGTGGTTGCCGGGCGCTACAAAGGCCGTATTGATGGCTGGGACGTGGTAAACGAAGCGCTGGAAGATGATGGCAGCATGCGCCAGAGCAAATGGTACACACTTGCAGGCGAAGACTTTATCGAAAAAGCATTTGAATATGCCAGAGTAGCCGATCCGGAAGCAGAGTTATATTACAACGACTACAGCCTCTGGAAACCTGAAAAACGCGATGGCGCCGTTCGCCTGGTGCGCGGTTTGCTGGATAAAGGAATTAAAGTAGATGGTATTGGCATGCAGGGCCATTATGGTGTTGACTACCCTACCCTCGCCCAGATAGAGGCCAGTATTGAAGCTTTTGCGGCTTTAGGCGTAAAGGTAATGGTAACAGAGCTGGATATAGACCTGCTGCCTAACCCAACCGGAAGACAGGGTGCCGATATTGTACATACTGTTGAAGCGCAGGAAGGGTTCAACCCTTATGCAGAAGGCCTGCCTGATTCTGTACAGCAGAAACTAAGCAAGCGCTATGCAGATATTTTCGCCCTTTTCCACAAGCATCGTGACAAAATCAGCCGGGTTACTTTCTGGGGTGTGGCAGACCATCACTCCTGGTTAAACAACTGGCCTATGCCGGGCCGCACCAGCTATCCCATGGTGTTTGACCGCAACTATCAGCCTAAGCCTGCTTTCCACGCAATAGTAGAAGCTGTAAAATAA
- a CDS encoding dehydrogenase (COG1028 Dehydrogenases with different specificities (related to short-chain alcohol dehydrogenases)) gives MNSDQKVAIVTGGASGLGYAIAEKFVNNNIRTIIVGRNEQKLQAAQEQFGENCSYESFDLTELEQMPAFVERLRDRYGKIDILVNNAGINQKKPFTEVSDQDFERIILTNLTAVFSLSREVARVMLAQKQGAIVNISSMASQYGIPKVIAYTASKSAIEGMTRAMAVDLSPEGIRVNCVAPGFIATDMSAKALDSDPERKNKVLSRTPMGKLGKPADVAEAVYYLSTDASSYVTGTILKVDGGNAIGF, from the coding sequence TTGAATTCTGATCAAAAAGTAGCCATAGTAACCGGAGGTGCCTCTGGTTTGGGATATGCCATCGCGGAGAAGTTTGTAAACAACAACATTCGCACCATTATAGTAGGACGCAATGAGCAAAAACTGCAGGCAGCCCAGGAACAGTTTGGAGAAAACTGCTCCTATGAAAGCTTCGATCTAACTGAGCTGGAGCAAATGCCTGCATTTGTTGAACGCCTGCGCGATCGGTATGGAAAGATTGATATTTTGGTGAACAATGCTGGAATCAATCAAAAGAAACCTTTCACAGAGGTGAGCGATCAGGATTTTGAACGCATCATTCTTACCAATCTCACTGCTGTATTCAGCTTAAGCCGCGAGGTAGCAAGGGTAATGCTGGCCCAAAAGCAGGGGGCCATTGTAAACATCAGCTCAATGGCATCACAATATGGAATTCCTAAAGTAATCGCTTATACTGCTTCCAAATCAGCCATTGAAGGGATGACACGTGCCATGGCAGTAGATCTTTCCCCTGAAGGCATACGGGTAAACTGCGTGGCACCCGGCTTTATTGCCACCGATATGTCGGCCAAGGCGCTTGATAGCGACCCGGAGCGTAAAAATAAGGTACTCTCCAGAACGCCTATGGGCAAGCTGGGCAAACCAGCCGATGTAGCTGAAGCTGTATATTACCTCTCTACCGATGCCTCCAGCTATGTAACCGGCACCATCCTGAAAGTAGACGGTGGTAATGCCATTGGTTTCTAG
- a CDS encoding alpha-glucuronidase (COG3661 Alpha-glucuronidase), which yields MTKRTRLLFLPLLLLLFASAIPLQAEDGYRLWLRYDPVQDAGLLKSYRQSIREIVIQGNSPVTAAAGQELSRGLQGLLGTGVPLTQKLSQQGALVAGTPASSPLIAALKLQDKLAPLGKEGYLLLTTKVQGKNSTVIAANSDAGVLYGAFHLLKLLQTGQDLNKLSISSAPKVQHRILNHWDNLDRTVERGYAGFSLWDWHKLPDYKDPRYVDYARANASIGINGTVLTNVNANALVLTEDYLKKVAALADVFRPWGLKVYLTARFSAPVEIGGLETADPLDPQVQAWWNEKVVEIYKHIPDFGGFLVKANSEGQPGPQNYGRSHADGANMMADALTPHGGIVMWRAFVYDNEVPDDRHKQAYNEFKPLDGTFRKNVMVQVKNGAIDFQPREPFHPMFGAMPQTPLMMEFQITQEYLGLATNLAYLAPLFKETLDSDTYAKGEGSTVAKVVDGSLHNHQLTGMAGVSNIGNDRNWTGHPLGQANWYAFGRLAWDHSLSSEAILDEWVRMTYSNQQQVLAPIKEVMLDSREAVVNYMTPLGLHHIMGWSHHWGPGPWIKDKHRADWTSVYYHRADEQGIGFDRTKTGSNAVAQYFPPVAEKFGTLEKCPEKYLLWFHHVPWDYRVQSGRTLWNELAYKYQSGVESVRQMQATWNSLQGQIDQERFVHVQSFLAIQEKEARWWRDACLLYFQTFSKMPLPEGVEKPEHTLEYYMKQDPKYVPGI from the coding sequence ATGACAAAGCGAACCAGACTCTTATTTCTACCCCTCCTGCTGCTACTGTTTGCCTCTGCAATACCTTTACAAGCTGAAGATGGGTACAGACTTTGGCTGCGGTATGATCCTGTACAGGATGCAGGCCTGCTTAAAAGCTACAGGCAAAGCATAAGGGAGATTGTAATACAGGGAAACTCTCCTGTTACAGCAGCAGCAGGCCAGGAATTAAGCAGAGGCCTCCAGGGCCTGTTGGGTACCGGGGTTCCGCTAACACAAAAGCTAAGCCAGCAGGGAGCGCTTGTGGCAGGTACCCCCGCCTCATCACCGCTGATTGCCGCACTAAAGCTCCAAGATAAACTGGCGCCCCTGGGTAAAGAAGGCTACCTGCTGCTAACTACTAAAGTACAGGGCAAAAACAGTACGGTAATCGCAGCTAATTCAGATGCAGGGGTGCTCTATGGCGCCTTTCATTTGTTAAAGCTACTGCAGACAGGGCAGGATCTGAATAAGCTTTCTATCAGCAGCGCACCAAAAGTGCAGCACCGCATCCTCAACCACTGGGACAACCTGGACAGGACTGTGGAGCGTGGTTATGCCGGTTTTTCGCTGTGGGACTGGCATAAATTACCGGATTATAAAGACCCCCGTTACGTAGATTATGCCCGTGCAAATGCCTCTATTGGTATCAATGGCACGGTGCTCACCAATGTAAATGCCAATGCACTGGTGCTTACAGAAGATTACCTGAAGAAAGTGGCTGCGCTGGCAGATGTTTTCAGGCCCTGGGGCCTGAAAGTATACCTGACTGCACGCTTTAGCGCACCGGTAGAAATTGGCGGATTAGAAACGGCAGACCCACTGGACCCACAGGTACAAGCCTGGTGGAATGAAAAAGTGGTGGAAATTTACAAGCATATTCCCGATTTTGGTGGCTTTTTGGTAAAGGCAAATTCCGAAGGCCAGCCCGGCCCGCAGAACTACGGCAGAAGCCATGCCGATGGTGCCAACATGATGGCCGATGCCCTAACCCCACACGGCGGCATTGTGATGTGGCGTGCCTTTGTGTACGACAACGAAGTTCCCGACGACCGCCACAAGCAGGCCTATAATGAATTTAAACCCCTGGACGGCACCTTCCGCAAAAATGTAATGGTGCAGGTAAAGAACGGTGCAATTGATTTTCAGCCCCGTGAGCCCTTTCACCCCATGTTTGGCGCCATGCCTCAAACCCCGCTAATGATGGAGTTTCAGATTACGCAGGAGTACCTGGGGCTTGCCACCAACCTGGCCTACCTGGCACCACTCTTCAAAGAAACCCTTGATTCCGATACATATGCCAAAGGCGAAGGCTCTACCGTAGCCAAGGTAGTGGATGGCAGTCTGCACAACCACCAGCTCACCGGCATGGCAGGAGTATCCAATATTGGCAACGACCGCAACTGGACCGGCCACCCCCTGGGGCAGGCCAACTGGTATGCCTTTGGCCGCCTGGCCTGGGACCACAGCCTATCATCTGAAGCCATTCTGGATGAATGGGTGCGCATGACCTATTCCAACCAGCAGCAGGTACTTGCCCCTATCAAAGAGGTGATGCTGGATTCGCGGGAAGCAGTAGTCAATTACATGACCCCGCTGGGACTGCACCACATCATGGGCTGGAGCCACCACTGGGGCCCGGGTCCCTGGATCAAAGACAAGCACCGGGCCGACTGGACCTCTGTGTATTATCACAGGGCTGATGAGCAGGGCATTGGCTTTGACCGCACCAAAACTGGCAGCAATGCCGTAGCACAATACTTCCCTCCTGTTGCAGAGAAATTCGGCACCCTGGAAAAATGCCCTGAAAAGTATTTATTGTGGTTCCATCATGTTCCCTGGGATTACAGAGTACAATCCGGCAGAACACTTTGGAATGAACTTGCTTATAAATACCAGAGTGGTGTTGAAAGTGTACGCCAGATGCAAGCCACCTGGAACTCCCTGCAGGGGCAAATAGACCAGGAACGCTTTGTTCACGTACAGTCATTTTTAGCCATACAGGAAAAGGAAGCCAGGTGGTGGCGGGATGCATGCCTGCTTTATTTCCAGACCTTTTCCAAAATGCCTCTTCCGGAGGGTGTGGAAAAGCCTGAGCACACACTGGAGTACTACATGAAGCAAGACCCGAAATATGTGCCGGGGATTTAA
- a CDS encoding transcriptional regulator (COG1609 Transcriptional regulators), which produces MDKEITIYDIAKGIGLSPATVSRALNDHPAVNKNTKKKVFEAATRMGYRFNMFASNLRTQRTNTIGVIVPRLNSPFMSSVIAGMEKIANEAGYNLIISQSLETMQKEISNAKAMFNSRVDGLLVSLAYDTDNIDHFTPFIDKGIPVLFFDRTAEHKKCIGIVIDNMQAAHKATTHLIEQGCTDIVHITGSLKRNVYADRLKGFKYALMDSSLTFKEASVMTGSLTEEAGVEAAKKIMKMDPMPDGIFVANDTCAVSCIKTLKQAGISIPKDIAVIGFNNDPISRVIEPNLTTIHYPGYEMGEVAVRNLINCLDQVSDIVSTNTITLRAELIIRASSLKGAKKPERLLSAS; this is translated from the coding sequence ATGGATAAAGAAATAACCATTTATGATATAGCGAAAGGGATTGGCCTATCGCCTGCAACCGTCAGCAGGGCACTGAACGATCATCCTGCCGTAAATAAAAATACCAAGAAGAAGGTCTTTGAGGCAGCCACCCGGATGGGTTACCGCTTCAATATGTTTGCCAGTAACCTACGCACACAGCGCACCAACACCATTGGCGTTATTGTACCACGGCTAAACAGCCCTTTTATGTCTTCGGTGATTGCGGGCATGGAAAAGATAGCCAATGAAGCGGGCTATAACCTGATCATAAGCCAGTCGCTTGAAACCATGCAGAAGGAGATCTCCAATGCCAAAGCCATGTTCAACAGCCGTGTAGATGGACTGCTGGTTTCTCTGGCCTACGATACTGACAACATTGATCATTTTACACCCTTTATTGACAAAGGCATACCGGTACTGTTCTTTGACCGTACTGCCGAGCATAAAAAATGCATTGGTATCGTAATCGATAATATGCAGGCGGCCCACAAAGCTACCACCCACCTGATTGAACAGGGCTGTACCGACATTGTGCACATTACCGGCAGCCTTAAGCGAAATGTCTATGCCGACAGGTTGAAAGGATTTAAATACGCCCTAATGGACAGCAGCCTGACTTTCAAAGAAGCCTCTGTCATGACGGGCAGCCTTACCGAAGAAGCCGGCGTTGAAGCAGCGAAGAAAATCATGAAAATGGATCCCATGCCGGATGGTATTTTTGTAGCCAACGATACCTGTGCGGTTAGCTGCATCAAAACCCTGAAGCAGGCAGGCATTTCCATACCAAAAGATATTGCCGTTATTGGTTTTAACAACGATCCCATATCCCGGGTCATTGAGCCAAACCTTACCACCATCCATTATCCCGGCTACGAAATGGGTGAGGTGGCCGTTAGAAACCTGATCAATTGCCTGGACCAGGTGTCTGATATTGTATCCACAAACACCATCACCCTTAGGGCAGAGCTGATCATCAGAGCGTCATCCCTGAAAGGTGCGAAAAAACCGGAACGGCTGCTTTCGGCCTCCTGA
- a CDS encoding transketolase (COG3959 Transketolase, N-terminal subunit): MSIEELEGISNQVRRDIVRMVHSCQSGHPGGSLGCTDFLVALYFRELTHNPDFQMDGVGEDLFFLSNGHISPVWYSVLARSGYFDKAELASFRKIDSRLQGHPTTHEGLPGIRIASGSLGQGLSAAIGAALTKKLNGDRSLVFSLHGDGELQEGQIWEAAMFAPHNKVDNLITTIDVNGQQIDGPVDQVLGLGNLRAKWEAFGWEVLEMNGNDMQDVVRVVDLAKSKAHKAKPILILMQTNMGHGVDFMTGSHKWHGVAPNDEQLQKALDQLEETLGDY, from the coding sequence ATGAGTATAGAAGAACTAGAAGGCATCAGCAATCAGGTGCGCAGAGACATTGTGCGGATGGTGCACAGCTGCCAGTCAGGGCATCCGGGAGGATCATTGGGCTGCACCGATTTTTTAGTAGCTCTTTATTTCCGGGAGCTTACCCACAATCCAGACTTCCAGATGGATGGAGTAGGCGAGGATTTATTTTTCCTCTCCAACGGCCACATCTCCCCTGTGTGGTACAGTGTTTTAGCCCGCTCGGGCTACTTTGACAAAGCAGAGCTGGCAAGCTTCCGCAAGATAGATTCCCGGCTGCAGGGCCACCCCACCACCCATGAGGGGCTGCCCGGCATCCGCATTGCCTCCGGTTCGCTGGGGCAGGGCTTATCGGCTGCCATTGGAGCTGCCTTAACCAAGAAGCTCAACGGCGACAGGAGCCTTGTTTTTTCCCTTCATGGAGACGGAGAGCTGCAGGAGGGCCAGATCTGGGAAGCAGCCATGTTTGCCCCCCACAACAAGGTAGACAACCTCATCACCACCATTGATGTAAACGGCCAGCAGATAGACGGACCTGTAGACCAGGTGCTGGGCCTGGGCAACTTAAGAGCCAAGTGGGAAGCCTTTGGCTGGGAGGTGCTGGAGATGAACGGCAACGACATGCAGGATGTGGTACGGGTAGTGGATTTAGCCAAGAGCAAAGCCCACAAGGCAAAGCCCATCCTGATCCTGATGCAGACCAACATGGGCCATGGCGTAGACTTTATGACCGGCTCCCACAAGTGGCATGGCGTAGCCCCTAATGATGAGCAGCTCCAAAAGGCGCTGGATCAGCTGGAAGAAACACTGGGCGATTACTAA
- a CDS encoding transketolase (COG3958 Transketolase, C-terminal subunit), whose protein sequence is MKKYTYTDKKDTRSGFGAGLLEVGRKNENVVALCADLVGSLKMADFIKEFPHRFFQIGIAEANMMGIAAGMTIGGKIPYTGTFANFSTGRVYDQIRQSIAYSDKNVKICASHAGLTLGEDGATHQILEDIGLMKMLPGMTVINPCDYNQTKAATIAIAEHHGPVYLRFGRPVMPIFTAPDQEFKIGKAWLVNEGADVSIFATGHLVWEAIKAGEQLAEMGIDAEIINIHTIKPLDVEAVLKSVRKTGCVVTAEEHNRLGGLGDSIAQVLVGQHPVPQEYVAVNDSFGESGTPEQLMKKYGLDDEHIIKAVKNVLERKKKSKQQAV, encoded by the coding sequence ATGAAGAAATACACCTATACCGATAAGAAAGACACCCGTTCCGGCTTTGGCGCAGGCCTGTTGGAAGTGGGCAGAAAGAATGAAAATGTAGTAGCCCTGTGTGCAGACCTGGTAGGCTCGCTGAAGATGGCAGACTTCATCAAAGAATTCCCCCACCGCTTTTTCCAGATCGGCATCGCCGAGGCCAACATGATGGGCATAGCAGCAGGCATGACCATCGGGGGGAAGATTCCCTACACAGGCACCTTTGCCAACTTCTCCACCGGCAGGGTCTATGACCAGATCCGCCAGAGCATTGCCTACTCGGACAAGAACGTGAAGATCTGCGCCTCCCATGCAGGCTTAACGCTGGGAGAGGATGGCGCCACTCACCAGATCCTGGAGGACATCGGGCTGATGAAGATGCTGCCAGGCATGACAGTGATCAACCCCTGCGACTACAACCAGACCAAAGCAGCCACCATTGCCATTGCAGAGCATCATGGGCCGGTGTACCTAAGGTTTGGCAGGCCGGTGATGCCTATCTTCACAGCGCCCGATCAGGAGTTTAAGATCGGCAAAGCCTGGCTGGTCAATGAAGGAGCAGATGTGAGCATCTTTGCCACCGGCCACCTGGTGTGGGAGGCGATTAAGGCAGGCGAGCAGTTAGCTGAAATGGGCATTGATGCAGAGATCATCAACATCCACACCATCAAGCCCCTGGATGTGGAGGCGGTGCTAAAGTCAGTGCGCAAGACAGGCTGTGTGGTAACGGCCGAGGAGCACAACCGACTGGGAGGACTGGGCGACAGCATTGCCCAGGTACTGGTGGGGCAGCATCCGGTGCCCCAGGAGTATGTGGCGGTAAACGACAGCTTTGGCGAGAGCGGCACCCCCGAGCAGCTCATGAAAAAGTATGGCCTCGATGATGAGCACATCATCAAAGCCGTGAAAAATGTGTTGGAACGAAAAAAGAAATCTAAGCAACAGGCAGTTTAA